GCGATCCTGAAAAAAATGGTCGAGGCCGAGGGCCTCGAGAAATACCTCCATGTGAAATACATGGGGACCAAGCGGTTCGGCCTTGATGGCGGCGAAAGCCTGATCCCCGCAATGGAGCAGATCATCAAGCGCGGCGGCTCACTTGGCGTCAAGGATATCGTCGTGGGCATGCCCCACCGGGGCCGCCTGTCGGTTCTGGCCAACGTCATGGGCAAGCCCTACCGCGCGATCTTCAACGAGTTTCAGGGCGGGAGCTTCAAGCCGGACGACGTGGATGGGTCGGGCGACGTGAAATATCACCTCGGCGCCAGTTCCGACCGCGAATTCGACGGCAACAAGGTGCACCTGTCGCTGACCGCGAACCCCAGCCATCTCGAGGCGGTAAACCCCGTCGTCCTGGGCAAGGTCCGCGCCAAGCAGGATCAGTTGAACGACACTGAACGCACACAGGTTCTGCCGATCCTGCTGCACGGCGACGCGGCCTTCGCGGGCCAGGGTGTCGTCGCCGAATGCTTTGGCCTGTCGGGCCTGCGCGGTCATCGCACCGGCGGCACGATGCATATCGTGGTGAACAACCAGATCGGGTTTACCACCGCACCCCATTTCAGCCGCTCCAGCCCCTACCCGACCGACATCGCCCTGATGGTCGAGGCGCCGATTTTCCACGTGAACGGCGATGACCCCGAGGCCGTGGTGCATGCCGCCAAGGTCGCCACGGAATATCGCCAGAAGTTCCAGAAAGATGTCGTGATCGACATCATCTGCTATCGCCGCTTTGGACATAACGAGGGCGACGAGCCCATGTTCACCAACCCGGTGATGTACAAAAAAATCAAGCAGCAAAAGACGACGCTGACCCTCTATACCGAGCGGTTGGTCAAGGATGGACTGATCCCCGAGGGCGAAGTCGAAGACATGAAGGACGCGTTTCAGTCCTTCCTCGCCGATGAGTTCGAGGCGGGGACCAATTACAAGCCGAACAAGGCCGACTGGCTGGACGGCAAGTGGTCCCATCTCGACCGCAAGGAAGAGGATTACCAGCGCGGCCAGACCGCCATCAAGGAAGAGACGTTCGCCCAGATCGGAACGGCCCTGAGCAAGGCACCCGACGGCTTTCCGATCCACAAGACAGTGCAGCGCATCCTCGACGCCAAGGCCAAGATGTTCGAAACCGGCGAGGGCTTCGACTGGGCCACGGGCGAGGCGCTGGCCTTCGGCTCGCTCTTGACCGAAGGGTTCCCGGTGCGTCTGTCCGGTCAGGACAGCACGCGCGGCACGTTCAGTCAGCGTCACTCGGCCCTCATCAATCAGGACGACGAAGAGCGGTACTACCCCCTCAACAATATCCGCGAGGGGCAGGCCCGTTACGAAGTCATCGACTCGATGCTCTCCGAATACGCGGTCCTCGGGTTCGAATATGGCTACACGCTGGCCGAGCCGAACGCGCTCACGCTCTGGGAGGCACAGTTCGGCGATTTCGCCAATGGCGCGCAGATCATGTTCGACCAGTTCATCAGCTCGGGCGAAAGCAAATGGCTGCGCATGTCTGGTCTCGTCTGCCTTCTGCCGCATGGCTATGAGGGCCAAGGCCCGGAGCACTCCTCCGCGCGGCTGGAGCGGTTCCTGACGATGTGCGGGCAGGATAACTGGATCGTTGCCAACTGCACGACCCCGGCCAACTATTTCCACATCCTGCGCCGGCAGCTCCACCGCACCTACCGCAAGCCGCTGATCCTGATGACGCCGAAATCGCTTTTGCGTCACAAGCTGGCCGTCTCGAAGGCCGAGGAGTTCACCGTCGGATCCAGCTTCCACCGCGTCCTGTGGGACGATGCGCAATATGGCAACTCGGACACCGAGCTGGTGGCCGATGACAAGATCAAGCGCGTCGTCATGTGCTCGGGCAAGGTCTATTACGATTTGCTGGAAGAGCGCGACAAGCGCGGCATCGACGATGTCTACCTGATGCGGTTCGAGCAGTTCTATCCCTTCCCCGCGCAATCTGCGGTGAAGGAGCTGGAGCGCTTCAAGCAGGCCGAGATGGTCTGGTGCCAGGAAGAGCCCAAGAACCAGGGCGCCTGGGCCTTCATCGAGCCCAATATCGAATGGGTGCTTGGCCGCATCGACGCCAAGCACAAGCGCCCCGAATATGCGGGCCGCGCGGCTGCCGCTTCGCCCGCTACGGGCCTCGCCAGCCAGCACAAGAAGCAACAAGAAGCGCTCGTCGACGATGCGCTGACGATCAAAGGAAACTAAGTCATGAGCACCGAAGTCCGCGTTCCCACACTGGGCGAATCCGTGTCCGAGGCCACCGTCGCCACCTGGTTCAAGAAGCCGGGCGACAAGGTCGAGGCAGACGAAATGCTTTGCGAGCTTGAAACCGACAAAGTCACCGTCGAGGTGCCCAGCCCTGCCGCCGGCACAATGGGCGACATCGTTGCCCCCGAGGGCGAGACGGTCGGCGTCGACGCCCTCCTCGCCACAATCGAAGAGGGGTCGGCCGCCAAGCCCAAGGACGACAAGCCAGCCAAGGAAGAAAAGTCAGAAGCCAAGTCCGAGCCGAAAGCCGAGAAGCAGGCCGAGAAGAAATCCGGCGGTGGCGGCGGCAGCATCGACGTGATGGTCCCAACCTTGGGCGAGAGCGTCAGCGAAGCGACTGTCAGCACCTGGTTCAAGAAGGCTGGCGACACCGTCGAGGCGGACGAAATGCTGTGCGAGCTCGAAACCGACAAGGTCTCGGTCGAGGTGCCCAGCCCCGGCGCGGGCACCCTCTCGGAAATCCTCGCCAATGAGGGCGATACGGTTCAGGCGGGCGGCAAGCTGGCCGTTCTGTCCTCGGGCAGCGATGCAGGCGTCGCGCAGGCGACGGACGAGGCGCCCGCAGGTGGCGATCAGTACCAGCAGCCCAAGGCAGGCGGCGGCTCCAAGGATGTCGAGAACGCGCCTTCGGCCAAGAAAGCGATGGCCGAAGCGGGCCTCAGCCCCGATCAGGTCACAGGCACCGGCAAGGACGGCCGCATCATGAAAGAGGATGTCGCCAAGGCGGCCGCAGGCGGCGGCACTCAGCCCGCCAAGCCGGAGGCCGCGCAATCCAGCGCCCCCGCCAAGGCGCAGCGCGCGCCCTCGCCCGCCTCGGATGCCGACCGCGAAGAGCGGGTCAAGATGACCCGTCTGCGCCAGACCATCGCCAAGCGCCTCAAGGACAGCCAGAACACCGCCGCCATGCTGACCACCTATAACGAGGTGGACATGACCGAGGTGATGGCCCTCCGGAACGAGTACAAGGACGAATTCCTCAAGAAGCACGGCGTGAAACTGGGCTTCATGTCCTTCTTCACCAAGGCATGCGTGCACGCGCTGAAAGAGGTCCCCGAGGTCAACGCCGAGATCGACGGCACCGAGATCGTCTACAAGAACTTCGTGCATATGGGCATCGCCGCCGGCACGCCCACCGGCCTCGTCGTGCCCGTCATCCGCGACGCCGACGCGATGAGCTTTGCCACCATCGAGAAGGCCATCGCCGAAAAGGGCGCCAAGGCGCGCGACGGCAAGCTGACGATGGAGGAAATGCAGGGCGGCACCTTCACCATCTCCAATGGCGGCGTCTACGGCTCGCTCCTCTCGTCGCCCATCCTGAACCCGCCGCAATCGGGCATCTTGGGCATGCACAAGATCCAAGAGCGCCCGATGGCCATCAAGGGCGAGGTCAAGATTCGCCCGATGATGTATCTCGCCCTCAGCTACGACCACCGGATCGTGGACGGCAAAGGCGCGGTGACGTTCCTCGTGCGCGTGAAAGAGGCGCTGGAGGATCCGCGCAGGTTGCTGATGGATCTTTAACCCACGCCGAATGCATCCTTTCGCAAGACAGTCAGGGGCCGGAGCCATTCCCGCCCCTGACCGCAGCTCGGAAAGCGCATGAGCCACAATCCCGAACCAGATTTCGACAAAGAGTTTCCGCGTCACGCAGCTTTGCGAAGACGCTTTTTAGCTTTTGCCAAAGATCGTCCGATAGCTCTGGCATTCAGAGTCTGGCTCTTTTGTGCTTTATTCTCGGTCTGCATGGCCTGGATTGGCGGAGCCGATGCCTTTGCCAAGCCATCCGCCAAGCTCATCGTGTTCGTGGCACTGCTCGGTTGGATTATTCCGTTCGTGGACTGGATCGCAGCGAAGAAGGCGAAAAACAAATGACCCCTTGTCCGCCACCGACGACCGCGTTGAAACGGAGCTGCGCATGATGATTGACGCTTGCGCCCCCTACTCCCACGCCATTGCCGCCCGCCGCGCCTTCCACATCCCAGGCTACCCCACGCTCGCGGAGTATGGCTTTGACGGTGACTACGTCTCGCCCATCCAGATCGCCTGCGGCAACCTCACCGGCCCGCTCCTCATCTCCAAGGACTGGCTCGACGCCCCCTCCGCCGCCGCCAATCGCAGCCACCTTCAGAAACACGGCCATCTACCGGACAACCCCTTCATCCGCGTCATCGACAAAGCCTTGGCCCTTCTGAACCTGAAGCGCGCAGACATCTACATCACCCCCGTCTTTCACCTGCTGACGCCCAAACGCTCCAGCACGATCCCCGCCGCCCATGCCCGCGCCAGCTTCGACGCCATCGGCCGGCACGAGATGATGGGCCGCCGCCCCGTCGCCCTCGGCACGGATGCCGCAAATGTGCTAAGCCATTTCGGCATCGACCACGTCACCGCCCCCCACCCATCGGCCCGCATCGGCAGCTACGACGCCCGCGCGGCCCTCATCGCAAAGGCCATCGAGCAATGACCCCCGAGCTGACCGTCCTCACCCTCGCCGCCCTGTTGCAGGTCGTCCAGTTCGCCCTCATGGCGATCCCCGTCAATCTGGAACTCGGCACCGCCAAAACGATGTCCCCGCGCGACCCCGGCCAGATGGGCACGCCCATGACCGAGCAGATCAGCCCCAAAACCGGCCGCCTCGTGCGCGCCCTAAACAACCATTTCGAAGGGCTGATCCTCTTCGGCATCGCCTGCACCGTCATCACCGTATCGGGCCAATCCGGCCCGCTCACCACCGCCTGCGCCTGGATCTACCTCGCCGCCCGCATCGGCTATGTCCCGGCCTATTACTTTGGCCTCGTGCCATGGCGCTCGGTCATCTGGGCCGTTGGCTTCGGCGCAACCACGCTCATGCTGCTCGCGGCACTCTTCTAGTCTTTCACTGTTCCGCAAATACTCATAGCCGGAACGCGCAAACTTCCCCTCCGGTTGACCCTCCGGACAATTCCCTGTCTCTTTGACGCCAACCGCATCTGATCCAAAGGAAACCTGACCATGGCCACTTATGATGTCATCGTGATCGGCTCCGGCCCCGGCGGCTATGTCGCCGCCATCCGCTGCGCCCAGCTGGGCCTCAAGACCGCCTGCGTCGACGGCCGCGAGACGCTGGGCGGCACCTGCCTCAATGTCGGCTGCATCCCGTCCAAGGCGCTTTTGCACGCGACGCACATGCTGCATGAGGCCGAGCATAATTTCGCCGCCATGGGCCTAAAGGGGAAAAGCCCGTCGGTCGACTGGAAACAGATGCAAAGCTACAAGCAGGACACCATCGACGGCAACACCAAGGGCATCGAGTTCCTTTTCAAAAAGAACAAGATCGACTGGATCAAAGGCTGGGCGTCGATCCCCGAGGCGGGCAAGGTGAAGGTGGGTGACGACACCCATGAGGCCAAGAATATCATCATCGCCAGCGGCTCCGAGCCGGCCAGCCTCAAGGGCGTCGAGGTCGATGAAAAAACCGTTGTCAGTTCCACCGGCGCGCTTGAACTGGGCAAGATCCCCAAGAAAATGGTCGTGATCGGCGCGGGCGTCATCGGCCTTGAGATGGGCAGCGTTTATAGCCGCCTCGGTGCCGAGGTGACGGTGGTCGAATATCTCGATGCGATCACCCCCGGCATGGACGCCGAGGTGCAAAAGACCTTCCAGCGCATCCTGAAGAAGCAGGGGCTCAAATTCGTCATGGGCGCTGCCGTGCAGGGCTGCGAGGTCAAGAATGGCAAGGCCACCGTGACCTACAAGCTGCGAAAGGACGATAGCGAGGCCGAGATCGAGGCGGATACCGTCCTTCTGGCCACAGGCCGCAAACCCTTCACCGATGGTCTGGGCCTGGCCGATCTGGGCGTCGAAATGTCCGAGCGCGGCCAGATCAAGACGGACGATCATTGGCAAACCAACGTCAAGGGCATTTATGCTATCGGTGACGCCATCGATGGCCCGATGCTGGCTCATAAGGCCGAGGATGAAGGCATGGCCTGCGCCGAGGTTCTGGCGGGCAATCACGGCCACGTGGATTACAACCTCATTCCCGGCGTGATTTACACTCATCCCGAGGTGGCCAATGTGGGTGCGACCGAGCAGACGCTCAAGGACGAGGGCCGCGCCTACAAGGTGGGCAAATTCAGTTTCATGGGCAATGGCCGGGCCAAGGCGAATTTCGCTGCCGACGGCTTCGTCAAGATCCTTGCCGACAAGGAAACGGACCGCATCCTGGGCGCGCATATCATAGGCCCGATGGCGGGCGATCTGATCCATGAAATCTGTGTTGCAATGGAGTTCGGCGCCGCCGCGCAGGATATTGCCCTGACCAGCCACGCGCACCCAACCTATTCCGAGGCCGTGCGCGAGGCCGCCCTCGCCTGCGGCGACGGCGCGATCCACGCCTGATCCAGATGCCCCAATAGTCTTGCAAGACTATTGGGGCGGTTTCTCCTGAAAAATCGCGTGCGCTAAGACCAGATTTCGCGAGTCGATCTATCGGCCCACTCGGCATCAAAGGTGCCGGCGTCAATCACGCCTTCTGTCGCCTCGGCCAGCAGGGCGCCCATACCGGGCAGGCCTTCGCTGTCGTCCCGTGTCCACAGCCCCGAGCGTTGTAGCGCACGGCTGCATTGCAGATAGACCTCCGCGATCTCGATGATCAGCGCCGTCTTGGACTGCCTGCCCTCTTTGCCCAGCCGCGTCAGCAGCGCGGCATCCGCCGTGACGCGCCCGCGCCCGTTGATGCGGATCACCGTGTCCGAGCCGGGCACAAGAAACATCAGCGACAGGCGCCCGTCGGCGACGATATTGCGCAGGCTGTCCATACGGTTGTTGCCGCGCCAATCCGGCATCGCCAGTGTGCGGTCGTCCAGCACCGTCACCACCGGGCCATCGTCACCGCGTGGGCTTCCATCCGTGCCGTCCGGGCCGACGGTACTCAGCACGCAAAACCGCGAGGCGGCGATCCAATCGGCATGGAGCGGCAGCAGCCGGTCTGAGACCTTGCGCCGGGCGGCGACACTGGGCGTGCCATAGAGCGCCTTCAGCGCGGCGATATCCTCGATAAACTCCATCAGCGCGCAAACCCCGCTTCTTTCATCAACGCATCCGATGCCGTTTCCACCTCGGTCTCCAGCCGCTCCATGAACGCGGCGCGCGGCAGCCCCGCCTCGATCGGAGGCAGGAACTCAACCACCGCCGTGCCCGGCTTGCGCAGGATACCATGACGCGGCCAGAAGACGCCGACATTCGTGGCGACAGGCACACAGTCCTGCTGAACCGCGGCATAGATCGCGCCTGACCCGATCTTGTAGGGCGCCGCCACGCCGGGCGCGACACGCGTACCTTGGGGATAGATGATCAACTGGCCAGGCATCTCGGCCCCCCGCGCCACATCCGCGACCATCTTCTTGATAGCGGCGCCCTTCTTGCCGCGATCAACGGGAATGCAGCCGATCCGCATCGCGTATTGGCCCAGAATCGGCGTCCACAGCAGTTCACGCTTCATGATGAATTTGCCTGCCGGAACGGCGCTGAAAATCAGGATGATATCGAGGAATGACTGGTGCTTGGCCGCGATCAGCACCTCGCCCGTGGGCGGCGTGCCCCGGATTTCAGTGCGCAGGCCCACCATCCACGCCGCGCTCCACCGGACATAGGCGCAGAACGCCTTACAGCCGGCGCGCGCGCCTCGGCGGCTCAGCAGCGCCCAGGGGAAAAGCGCGATGCCGATCACCGCCATCGCCGTGTACATCAGCACGATGAAGATCAGCGAGCGCACCCATTGCAGCGCCCCGCTCATGGCATGTCGCGCAGCGTGCGCTGCGCCGCCTTGCGCGTGGCCAGAAACGCCACCACGCCCGACAGGATCGGGATCGTCAGCGGCCAGAGCCAGTGCCAGCCCTGAAAGCCGAGGCCGGTCAGGAACCCGCCCCCCACTTCGGTGCGCGGCAGAAATGCAACCGCAACACAGCCCAGCACCATGCCGACGGCGGCGCCCGTAAGGCTGCGCAAGGTGAATCGGCGCACGAAGGCTTGCGCGATATAGCCGTCCCGGGCGCCGACAAGGCGCAAGACGCCGATCACCTGCGCATTGGCCGAAAGCGCCGCATTGGCCGCCAGCGTGATCATCGCCGCCACCGTGCCCCCGATCAGGATCAAGGACACCCAGCCCAGAAGGCGCAGACGCGAGGCCGCGCGCACCAGCGGCGCGCGCCAGCGCGTGTGATCGTCCAGAACCGCACCCGGCACTTCGGCGGCAAGGCGCAGGCGCAGCCCCGCGGCGTCATAGCCGTCCCCCTCCTCGATGATCTCGATAAGTTGCGGGATGGGCAGCGTCTCGACCGGCAGGTCGGGGCCAAACCAGGGCTCCAAAAGGGCGCGCTGCTCTTCGTCCGTCAGCGCACGGGCCGATGCGATGCCGGGCGTCGTGCCCAGAACGCGCAGCGCCGCCTCGGTCTGGGCTAGCATCTGCCCCTCGGGGGCCGATATGCGCAAGGTCGAGCTGCGCGCCAGCGCATCGCCCCAGCGATCCGCCAGCCGGGCCGTGGCGAGCGACAGCGCCAGCGCGAAAACCGCGAGGAAGGCCATCGCCCCTGCCGCGAATAGCGTTAGGGACGCCGTAAATCCGGTGGGCGGCACAACGCGGTCCGCGCCCGCATCCCCGGCAAAAAGGCCACGCAAACGGTCGAGGTCCAGTTTCACAAGTCCGCCCCCGCCAGTTGCAAACGCCGGTTCGAGATGCGCAGCACGCGGGCCTGGACCTGGCTTTTGGCGGCACGGATAAGGGCCAGATCATGGGTCGCAATCATAATCGTCTTGCCCATGCGGTTCAGCTCGACAAGCAGGCGCATAAGACGCTGGGACATCTCCCAATCGACGTTGCCCGTCGGCTCATCCGCCAGGATCACGTCAGGCGACATGATGATCGCCCGCGCCAACGCCGCACGCTGACGCTCGCCCCCCGAAAGCTCGGGCGGCAGGGCATTCGCACGCTGGCTGAGGCCGACCCAGCCGGTCAATTCGCGCAGGTTAGCGTCCTCGGCCAGCATGTCGCGGTCCGATACCATCAGCGGCAGCGCGATATTCTCGGCCACCGAAAGGTGGTTGAGAAACTGGCAGTCCTGATGGACAACCCCGATGCGCCGCCGCGCCAGCGCGATATCATCGCGCGTCAACTCGCGCACGTCGGCGTCGAAAAGGCGCACGAAGCCCGCCGTCGGCATCAATGCCCCATAGAGCAGTTTGAGCAGCGTCGTCTTGCCCGCGCCCGATGGCCCTGTGAGAAAATGGAACGAGCCGGGCTGCAGCCGCAGCGTGATATCGCTGAGCAACTCGCCACCGCCATAGGAATAGGCCACATTTTCCAGCTCGATCACCGGCTGCCCCTCATGCCCGTACTGCCACTTCAATGCCTCACTGCGCGGGCCGTTGCAATCACGGGGGTGCAATTCCTTTGCTCTTTTCGATCTGTCCTATACAGCTTAACGTAAGCGCAAACAGGAAAAGTCCGGATAACGGGACAGGTGACAGGTGCATAAATGAGGCTGACTTGCCCAAATTGTGGCGCGCAATATGAAGTCCCCGATGAGGTGATCCCGGAAACCGGCCGCGACGTTCAATGCTCGAACTGCGGCGATACCTGGTTTCAGAACCACAAGGATCACGCTGCCGAAGATGAAGGGGAGACGCCGGACGACACCGGCCCGCAAGACACCGACTGGGAAGATGTCGATCCGCCCGCGCGCGAGACCCCGCCACCCGCCGCAGAAGATTTTGCGCCGCCGCCGCCCCCGAACGATGAGGATGATAGCGCTGAGGTAGATGCGCCGCCGCCGCTGCGCCGCTCGGCAGATACCAAAGCCGACGCCCCAGAGCGTCCGGCGCGCCCCGAGCGGCGCGAGATTGACCCAGCCGTCACATCCGTGCTGCGAGAGGAGGCCGAGCGAGAGGCCCGTGCACGCGCTGCCGCGCAAGGCGGCCTCGAGACGCAGCCCGATCTAAATCTGCCCGATGACGAAGCCCGCCGCGCACGCGAGTCGCGCCAGCGCATGGCGCGTATGCGGGGCCTCGACCCCGATGATCCGCCCACGCCCAAGCGTGCGGCCGAGGATGAAGATGACGGCTACGACATCGATCCGAAATCCCGGCGCAGCCTGTTTCCGGATATCGAGGAAATCAACTCATCCCTCGGTCCAGAGCCTCCAGCCTTCGGCACCTCCGAAGATGAGACTGACGCCTATCCCGAGGCCGAACCGCATCCACGCGGTGGGTTTGGTCGTGGTTTCTTCGTCGCCGTGCTTGTCGCTTTGGTTGCGCTGCTGGTCTATCTCTTTGCCGCTGACCTAACTAATGCGCTGCCCGCGCTGCGCGACGTTCTGGCCGATTACGTCACATGGGTCGATGGCCTGCGCGGATGGCTCGACGGGCAAATTGCTGCATTGATGCTATGGCTTGACGTGATGATCGGCGGCGCACCTGCGGCCGATACGGGCGGCTAGGGCCGAAGACGGGCGAGACGTCATCTCGGCCACGACGAAGCCCGCCCGGATAGCTCCTTGGTTTTCCGCGTGATGTTAGGTGCCCTGATAGGACCGGCTGACCTCTTGGATTTTTTGCATCGCCGCAGTCTGACTTGGCAGGGCATCGCGGTGCTGGCGCAGGCAGCCCATCACCCCGGCACCAACCTGAGGATGCGCCTCAGAACCGCTCCAGCAGCCGCTCCAGATAGTCGCGCTCGACCTCGGGCCGCGCGCCCTCGCCCGAGCGACGGCGCAGCTCGTCGAGTAGCTCGCGGGCGCGACGATAGACATCGTCGCCCTGCAAAAGATTGCCTTCCGTGCCCGCGCGATCGCCCTGACCGGGCGTGCGGCCCAGCGGATCGGATTGCTGGCCGCCGGTGGCGCCGCTGGCCTGCCCTTGCCCGCCCTGCCGCTGGCCCGACTCCTCGGCCATCGCCTCGCCCAGGTTGCGCATGCCGTCGCGTAGTGCGTCCATCGCCTCGGCCTGTCGGTCGATCGCACCGGCCAGATCATTCTGGCGCAGCGCCTCCTCGGCCCCGTCCATCGCCTCACCCGCGCGGTCGAGCGCGCCGCGCGCGGCGTCCGCCGCCTCGCCACTGCCGGGCAGGCTGCCGCGCTGGCGCTCCAGCTCCTGGCGCAGCGCCTCTTGGCGCGCGGCCAGATCGCCGGGCTGGCCGCCGCCCTGCCCGCTTTGCTCCTGCTGGCCCTCGCCACCATTGCTCTCGCCGTCGCCGCTCTGGCTTTGGCCTTGACCGCCCTGGCCCTCGTGGCTCTCGCCCCGGCCCTGACCGCCGTTGCGACCCTCATTGCCCTGGCTCTGACCCGCCTGCGCGCCGGGATTGAACTGCTCCTGCAGATCGCGGAACGCCTGGTCCGACAGGCCCTGCTGCTCGCGCAGCGTATCGGCCAGCCCCTCCATGGCCTGCTGGCCGGGGCTGCCCTCGCCCTGACCGGGCTGGCCCTCGGTCACGCGCAGGTTCTCCATCATCTCCTGAAACTGGCGCAGCGCCTCTTCGGCCTCGGCCATGCGGCCTTCCTGCATCAGCTCTTG
This portion of the Roseovarius nanhaiticus genome encodes:
- a CDS encoding 2-oxoglutarate dehydrogenase E1 component, with product MTDQSPNDQFHASSFMQGHNAEYLEQLYARYANDPNAVDEAWQKFFKEMGDDDSAVTAEAAGPSWARADWPPMPQDDLTSALTGEYPAEPEAKAVGKKLTEKAKEKGAEVSDEAIKRAVLDSVRALMLIRAYRIRGHLIADLDPLGLREQPFRPELDPESYGFTGEDWDRPIFIDNVLGLQIASIREILGIVRRTYCGTFALQYMHISDPEQAGWLKERIEGYGNEINFTEEGRKAILKKMVEAEGLEKYLHVKYMGTKRFGLDGGESLIPAMEQIIKRGGSLGVKDIVVGMPHRGRLSVLANVMGKPYRAIFNEFQGGSFKPDDVDGSGDVKYHLGASSDREFDGNKVHLSLTANPSHLEAVNPVVLGKVRAKQDQLNDTERTQVLPILLHGDAAFAGQGVVAECFGLSGLRGHRTGGTMHIVVNNQIGFTTAPHFSRSSPYPTDIALMVEAPIFHVNGDDPEAVVHAAKVATEYRQKFQKDVVIDIICYRRFGHNEGDEPMFTNPVMYKKIKQQKTTLTLYTERLVKDGLIPEGEVEDMKDAFQSFLADEFEAGTNYKPNKADWLDGKWSHLDRKEEDYQRGQTAIKEETFAQIGTALSKAPDGFPIHKTVQRILDAKAKMFETGEGFDWATGEALAFGSLLTEGFPVRLSGQDSTRGTFSQRHSALINQDDEERYYPLNNIREGQARYEVIDSMLSEYAVLGFEYGYTLAEPNALTLWEAQFGDFANGAQIMFDQFISSGESKWLRMSGLVCLLPHGYEGQGPEHSSARLERFLTMCGQDNWIVANCTTPANYFHILRRQLHRTYRKPLILMTPKSLLRHKLAVSKAEEFTVGSSFHRVLWDDAQYGNSDTELVADDKIKRVVMCSGKVYYDLLEERDKRGIDDVYLMRFEQFYPFPAQSAVKELERFKQAEMVWCQEEPKNQGAWAFIEPNIEWVLGRIDAKHKRPEYAGRAAAASPATGLASQHKKQQEALVDDALTIKGN
- the odhB gene encoding 2-oxoglutarate dehydrogenase complex dihydrolipoyllysine-residue succinyltransferase, producing the protein MSTEVRVPTLGESVSEATVATWFKKPGDKVEADEMLCELETDKVTVEVPSPAAGTMGDIVAPEGETVGVDALLATIEEGSAAKPKDDKPAKEEKSEAKSEPKAEKQAEKKSGGGGGSIDVMVPTLGESVSEATVSTWFKKAGDTVEADEMLCELETDKVSVEVPSPGAGTLSEILANEGDTVQAGGKLAVLSSGSDAGVAQATDEAPAGGDQYQQPKAGGGSKDVENAPSAKKAMAEAGLSPDQVTGTGKDGRIMKEDVAKAAAGGGTQPAKPEAAQSSAPAKAQRAPSPASDADREERVKMTRLRQTIAKRLKDSQNTAAMLTTYNEVDMTEVMALRNEYKDEFLKKHGVKLGFMSFFTKACVHALKEVPEVNAEIDGTEIVYKNFVHMGIAAGTPTGLVVPVIRDADAMSFATIEKAIAEKGAKARDGKLTMEEMQGGTFTISNGGVYGSLLSSPILNPPQSGILGMHKIQERPMAIKGEVKIRPMMYLALSYDHRIVDGKGAVTFLVRVKEALEDPRRLLMDL
- a CDS encoding MAPEG family protein encodes the protein MTPELTVLTLAALLQVVQFALMAIPVNLELGTAKTMSPRDPGQMGTPMTEQISPKTGRLVRALNNHFEGLILFGIACTVITVSGQSGPLTTACAWIYLAARIGYVPAYYFGLVPWRSVIWAVGFGATTLMLLAALF
- the lpdA gene encoding dihydrolipoyl dehydrogenase, encoding MATYDVIVIGSGPGGYVAAIRCAQLGLKTACVDGRETLGGTCLNVGCIPSKALLHATHMLHEAEHNFAAMGLKGKSPSVDWKQMQSYKQDTIDGNTKGIEFLFKKNKIDWIKGWASIPEAGKVKVGDDTHEAKNIIIASGSEPASLKGVEVDEKTVVSSTGALELGKIPKKMVVIGAGVIGLEMGSVYSRLGAEVTVVEYLDAITPGMDAEVQKTFQRILKKQGLKFVMGAAVQGCEVKNGKATVTYKLRKDDSEAEIEADTVLLATGRKPFTDGLGLADLGVEMSERGQIKTDDHWQTNVKGIYAIGDAIDGPMLAHKAEDEGMACAEVLAGNHGHVDYNLIPGVIYTHPEVANVGATEQTLKDEGRAYKVGKFSFMGNGRAKANFAADGFVKILADKETDRILGAHIIGPMAGDLIHEICVAMEFGAAAQDIALTSHAHPTYSEAVREAALACGDGAIHA
- a CDS encoding MSMEG_1061 family FMN-dependent PPOX-type flavoprotein, translated to MEFIEDIAALKALYGTPSVAARRKVSDRLLPLHADWIAASRFCVLSTVGPDGTDGSPRGDDGPVVTVLDDRTLAMPDWRGNNRMDSLRNIVADGRLSLMFLVPGSDTVIRINGRGRVTADAALLTRLGKEGRQSKTALIIEIAEVYLQCSRALQRSGLWTRDDSEGLPGMGALLAEATEGVIDAGTFDAEWADRSTREIWS
- a CDS encoding lysophospholipid acyltransferase family protein, which codes for MSGALQWVRSLIFIVLMYTAMAVIGIALFPWALLSRRGARAGCKAFCAYVRWSAAWMVGLRTEIRGTPPTGEVLIAAKHQSFLDIILIFSAVPAGKFIMKRELLWTPILGQYAMRIGCIPVDRGKKGAAIKKMVADVARGAEMPGQLIIYPQGTRVAPGVAAPYKIGSGAIYAAVQQDCVPVATNVGVFWPRHGILRKPGTAVVEFLPPIEAGLPRAAFMERLETEVETASDALMKEAGFAR
- a CDS encoding cell division protein FtsX; this translates as MKLDLDRLRGLFAGDAGADRVVPPTGFTASLTLFAAGAMAFLAVFALALSLATARLADRWGDALARSSTLRISAPEGQMLAQTEAALRVLGTTPGIASARALTDEEQRALLEPWFGPDLPVETLPIPQLIEIIEEGDGYDAAGLRLRLAAEVPGAVLDDHTRWRAPLVRAASRLRLLGWVSLILIGGTVAAMITLAANAALSANAQVIGVLRLVGARDGYIAQAFVRRFTLRSLTGAAVGMVLGCVAVAFLPRTEVGGGFLTGLGFQGWHWLWPLTIPILSGVVAFLATRKAAQRTLRDMP
- a CDS encoding cell division ATP-binding protein FtsE encodes the protein MIELENVAYSYGGGELLSDITLRLQPGSFHFLTGPSGAGKTTLLKLLYGALMPTAGFVRLFDADVRELTRDDIALARRRIGVVHQDCQFLNHLSVAENIALPLMVSDRDMLAEDANLRELTGWVGLSQRANALPPELSGGERQRAALARAIIMSPDVILADEPTGNVDWEMSQRLMRLLVELNRMGKTIMIATHDLALIRAAKSQVQARVLRISNRRLQLAGADL
- a CDS encoding zinc-ribbon domain-containing protein, which translates into the protein MRLTCPNCGAQYEVPDEVIPETGRDVQCSNCGDTWFQNHKDHAAEDEGETPDDTGPQDTDWEDVDPPARETPPPAAEDFAPPPPPNDEDDSAEVDAPPPLRRSADTKADAPERPARPERREIDPAVTSVLREEAEREARARAAAQGGLETQPDLNLPDDEARRARESRQRMARMRGLDPDDPPTPKRAAEDEDDGYDIDPKSRRSLFPDIEEINSSLGPEPPAFGTSEDETDAYPEAEPHPRGGFGRGFFVAVLVALVALLVYLFAADLTNALPALRDVLADYVTWVDGLRGWLDGQIAALMLWLDVMIGGAPAADTGG